From Falco cherrug isolate bFalChe1 chromosome 4, bFalChe1.pri, whole genome shotgun sequence, one genomic window encodes:
- the BAMBI gene encoding BMP and activin membrane-bound inhibitor homolog, with the protein MDRHSSYIFIWLQLELCAMAVLLTRGEIRCYCDAAHCVATGYMCKSELSACFSRLLDPQNTHSPLTHGCLDSIASTADICQAKQAQNHSGTTTMSTLECCHEDMCNYRGLHDVLSPSRGDTSGQGSRYQHDNSRNLITKVQELTSSKELWFRAAVIAVPIAGGLILVLLIMLALRMLRSENKRLQDQRQQMLSRLHYSFHGHNSKKGQVAKLDLECMVPVTGHENCCMTCDKMRHSDLSNDKILSLVHWGMYSGHGKLEFV; encoded by the exons ATGGATCGCCATTCCAGCTACATCTTCATCTGGCTGCAACTGGAGCTGTGCGCCATGGCCGTCCTGCTCACCAGAG gtgaaatcAGATGCTACTGTGATGCTGCACACTGTGTTGCAACTGGCTATATGTGCAAATCTGAGCTTAGCGCCTGCTTCTCCAGACTGCTTGATCCTCAGAATACACATTCCCCACTTACTCATGGCTGCTTGGACTCTATTGCAAGCACAGCTGATATCTGCCAAGCTAAACAAGCACAAAACCACTCTGGCACCACCACCATGTCCACATTGGAATGCTGTCATGAAGATATGTGCAATTACAGAGGACTACATGATGTTTTGTCTCCTTCCAGGGGTGATACTTCAG GACAAGGGAGCAGATATCAACATGACAACAGCAGGAATCTCATCACCAAGGTGCAGGAATTGACCTCTTCGAAAGAGTTATGGTTCAGGGCAGCTGTAATAGCTGTCCCTATAGCTGGTGGGCTAATCTTGGTGCTCCTTATCATGCTGGCCTTGCGGATGCTCAGGAGTGAAAACAAGAGACTGCAAGATCAACGACAGCAAATGCTCTCCCGTTTGCACTATAGTTTTCATGGACATAATTCGAAAAAAGGGCAGGTGGCAAAACTGGACTTGGAATGCATGGTGCCTGTGACTGGTCACGAGAACTGCTGCATGACCTGTGATAAAATGAGACATTCAGACCTCAGCAATGACAAAATTCTTTCACTAGTCCACTGGGGAATGTACAGCGGACATGGAAAGCTGGAATTTGTATga